A region of Pseudorasbora parva isolate DD20220531a chromosome 14, ASM2467924v1, whole genome shotgun sequence DNA encodes the following proteins:
- the dph5 gene encoding diphthine methyl ester synthase, with protein MLYFIGLGLGDAKDITVKGLEIIRQCSRVYLEAYTSILTVGKEALEEYYGRELLLADRDMVEQQADEILKGADVSDVAFLVVGDPFGATTHSDLVLRALNAGIRYRVIHNASIMNAVGCCGMQLYNFGETVSIVFWTDSWRPESFYDKIKKNRDMGLHTLCLLDIKVKEQSMENLMRGRKIYEPPRYMTVAQAAEQLLEIVQNRRDRDEELAMTEDTVCVGLARVGAEDQIIRSGTLRELASCDLGGPLHSMIISGHLHPLEVDMLKLFSGPEGLKTLKMTDSSTYVS; from the exons ATGTTATATTTCATCGGTCTTGGTCTGGGCGATGCTAAAGACATCACTGTCAAAGGTTTAGAGATCATCCGACAGTGTAGTCGCGTTTATCTGGAGGCTTACACGTCCATACTGACCGTCGGGAAGGAAGCTTTG GAGGAGTATTATGGGCGCGAGTTGCTATTGGCAGACAGAGACATGGTGGAACAACAGGCGGATGAGATCCTAAAGGGAGCAGATGTCAGTGATGTGGCATTCCTGGTGGTTGGTGATCCTTTTGG CGCCACAACCCACAGCGACCTGGTTCTGCGAGCGCTGAATGCTGGGATACGGTATCGTGTAATTCACAACGCCTCCATCATGAATGCAGTGGGCTGCTGTGGAATGCAG TTGTACAACTTCGGGGAGACAGTGTCCATTGTGTTTTGGACGGACTCGTGGAGACCCGAGAGCTTCTATGATAAGATCAAGAAGAACAGGGATATGGGCCTGCACACGCTGTGCCTGCTGG ATATCAAAGTCAAAGAGCAGTCCATGGAGAATTTAATGAG GGGTCGAAAGATTTATGAGCCTCCCAGGTACATGACTGTCGCTCAGGCAGCTGAGCAACTCCTGGAAATAGTACAGAACAGACGGGATCGGGACGAGGAACTGG CAATGACTGAAGACACAGTGTGTGTCGGTCTGGCTCGGGTCGGAGCCGAGGACCAGATCATCCGTTCCGGGACGCTGCGCGAGTTGGCCTCCTGTGACCTGGGAGGACCACTTCACTCAATGATCATCAGCGGACACCTTCACCCTCTGGAGGTGGACATGCTAAAACTCTTCAGCGGTCCCGAGGGATTGAAGACCTTGAAGATGACCGATAGTTCCACATATGTTTCCTGA